One genomic window of Corynebacterium diphtheriae includes the following:
- a CDS encoding serine/threonine-protein kinase, which translates to MTQSQSPDPALQALVGSDYALQWVVGNGGMSTVWLADDLRNQREVAIKVLRPEFSDNEEFLSRFRNEALASEHIDSDNVVRTYDYREVTDDMGRTLCFIVMEYVRGESLADMLARKGRLEEDLALDVLEQAAHGLSIIHRMGMVHRDIKPGNLLITQNGQVKITDFGIAKAAAAVPLTRTGMVVGTAQYVSPEQAQGRDVTAATDVYSLGVVGYEMLVGQRPFTGDSSVSVAIAHINQAPPAMPTSVSAPARELIGIALRKDPAHRYADGNELALAVSATRMGQRPPQPKSAPLQHIAPQPAPTESTYALGATAQPTTVIPATGQVLAAPTAAPAAAAYPASTVIPAGTPRQEPEKQSSGWGAGIVVGALAALLLGTAAWAASQGMFDDLFDKTPQSSESSVPPPPVTATVTETPTPQITTVVPEPLPTSSPEPTLSETKRTPDESHPSSDHQLPSVRPSHNGRPSSQAPHAPQAPTQDADQPAESPAPDTLDSLIENLNKLNQGGAQ; encoded by the coding sequence ATGACACAATCACAGTCACCTGATCCGGCACTGCAGGCGCTCGTCGGTTCCGACTACGCACTGCAATGGGTGGTGGGTAACGGTGGAATGTCCACGGTTTGGCTTGCCGACGACCTCCGCAACCAGCGCGAAGTGGCCATCAAGGTGTTGCGCCCAGAATTCTCCGACAACGAAGAATTCCTCTCACGCTTCCGCAACGAGGCACTCGCCAGCGAGCACATCGACTCCGACAACGTGGTGCGCACTTACGACTACCGCGAAGTCACCGACGACATGGGCCGCACCCTGTGCTTCATCGTGATGGAATACGTCCGCGGCGAATCCCTCGCCGACATGCTGGCACGCAAAGGTCGCCTCGAAGAAGACCTTGCTCTCGACGTTCTCGAGCAGGCAGCCCACGGGCTATCCATCATCCATCGCATGGGCATGGTCCACCGCGACATCAAACCTGGCAACCTTTTGATCACACAAAACGGCCAGGTAAAAATTACTGACTTCGGTATCGCCAAAGCAGCCGCAGCAGTACCACTGACGCGAACGGGCATGGTGGTGGGCACCGCCCAGTATGTCTCCCCAGAGCAGGCACAGGGCCGCGATGTTACCGCAGCTACCGACGTCTACTCCCTCGGCGTTGTGGGATACGAGATGCTGGTGGGTCAGCGCCCCTTCACCGGCGACTCCTCGGTTTCCGTGGCTATCGCCCACATCAACCAAGCCCCACCGGCTATGCCCACTAGTGTGTCCGCCCCGGCGCGTGAGCTGATCGGCATTGCGCTGCGCAAGGATCCGGCACACCGTTATGCCGATGGCAACGAGCTGGCATTGGCGGTTTCTGCTACCCGTATGGGGCAGCGCCCGCCACAGCCAAAGTCGGCACCATTGCAGCATATTGCGCCGCAGCCGGCTCCCACGGAATCCACCTATGCGTTGGGTGCTACTGCGCAACCGACGACGGTTATTCCGGCTACCGGCCAGGTACTTGCCGCTCCCACTGCTGCTCCCGCTGCTGCTGCGTATCCGGCATCGACGGTGATTCCTGCTGGCACGCCACGCCAGGAGCCGGAGAAGCAATCTAGTGGTTGGGGTGCCGGCATTGTGGTCGGCGCGTTGGCCGCATTGTTGTTGGGTACTGCTGCGTGGGCTGCAAGTCAGGGCATGTTTGATGATCTTTTTGATAAGACGCCGCAAAGCTCGGAGTCCTCGGTTCCGCCGCCACCTGTGACGGCTACCGTGACGGAGACTCCCACACCGCAGATCACTACTGTGGTCCCAGAGCCGTTGCCTACGTCGAGCCCGGAGCCAACTCTGAGTGAAACGAAGCGTACGCCTGACGAGTCGCACCCATCGTCGGATCACCAGTTGCCTTCGGTGCGCCCGTCGCATAATGGTCGCCCCAGCTCTCAAGCGCCACATGCACCACAGGCGCCTACGCAGGATGCTGATCAGCCTGCCGAATCACCTGCTCCCGATACTCTCGATTCTTTGATCGAGAATCTGAACAAGCTCAACCAAGGAGGTGCCCAGTGA